Proteins co-encoded in one Aspergillus luchuensis IFO 4308 DNA, chromosome 6, nearly complete sequence genomic window:
- a CDS encoding threonine aldolase GLY1 (COG:E;~EggNog:ENOG410PGQW;~InterPro:IPR023603,IPR001597,IPR015424,IPR015421, IPR015422;~PFAM:PF01212;~go_function: GO:0003824 - catalytic activity [Evidence IEA];~go_function: GO:0016829 - lyase activity [Evidence IEA];~go_process: GO:0006520 - cellular amino acid metabolic process [Evidence IEA]), with protein MGSLVRYSLRSLFPLRPSLPIPRFAYRSRIAMASVSTASNGSRPSTWQGAGAAEFDLRSDTMTKPTPAMLEAICQTTLLDDVFGEDPVTNDLEAYVAERTQHESALLVMSGTMGNQVAIRTHLKEPPYSVLCDHRSHIICYEAGGVSSLTGATVMPIIPKNGVHLTLEDIKKHAVLSDNIHYCPTKLISLENTLDGLVMPLSEARRITEWAHQNNIKVHLDGARLWEAVVSGAGSLPDYATLFDSVSLCFSKGLGAPIGSIIVGSNEFIKKARWFRKSIGGGVRQAGVISAAARVAVEETFGPDPNGQQGKLLGSHQKAKKVADMWTSRGGKLSHPVETNMVWLDVEGSGLGPDDLAEIGREKGLKLGGSRIVVHYQVSEESLSRLEQVFEAALSKNV; from the exons ATGGGATCCTTGGTCCGCTATTCTCTTCGATCCTTGTTTCCTCTAAGGCCATCCCTCCCAATTCCAAGATTCGCATACCGTTCCAGGATCGCCATGGCTAGCGTATCAACAGCTTCCAATGGGAGCAGACCCAGCACGTGGCAGGGTGCCGGTGCAGCTGAGTTTGACCTGAGAA GTGATACAATGACCAAGCCAACTCCGGCAATGCTCGAGGCTATCTGCCAGACCACACTTCTTGACGATGTCTTCGGTGAAGACCCAGTGACAAATGATCTTGAAGCTTATGTGGCAGAGCGTACTCAACATGAGAGCGCTCTCTTGGTCATGTCCGGCACGATGGGCAACCAGGTTGCCATCCGCACTCACCTGAAGGAACCTCCGTATTCTGTCCTGTGCGATCACCGGTCTCATATCATCTGCTACGAGGCTGGTGGAGTAAGCTCCCTTACGGGCGCCACGGTCATGCCCATTATCCCGAAGAATGGTGTCCACCTTACTCTGGAGGATATCAAAAAGCATGCGGTACTCAGCGATAACATCCACTACTGTCCTACGAAGCTCATCAGTCTTGAGAACACGTTGGATGGACTGGTTATGCCACTTTCTGAGGCTCGGCGCATCACTGAATGGGCTCatcaaaataatatcaaGGTCCATCTGGATGGTGCGAGACTTTGGGAAGCAGTGGTGTCCGGTGCTGGCAGTTTGCCTGACTACGCTACTTTATTCGACAGCGTGAGTCTATGTTTCTCGAAGGGCCTCGGTGCTCCCATTGGAAGTATTATCGTTGGCTCGAACGAGTTCATCAAAAAAGCTCGATGGTTTCGCAAGtccattggtggtggtgtccgTCAAGCTGGAGTCATCTCTGCAGCAGCCCGCGTCGCAGTTGAGGAGACATTCGGACCCGACCCCAACGGACAGCAAGGGAAGCTTCTAGGGTCTcatcaaaaagcaaagaaggtTGCCGATATGTGGACTAGCCGTGGAGGCAAGCTATCCCACCCCGTAGAGACCAACATGGTGTGGTTGGACGTTGAGGGATCGGGATTGGGGCCTGATGACCTGGCTGAGATTGGACGTGAAAAGGGTTTGAAGCTTGGAGGTAGTCGTATCGTCGTCCACTACC AGGTATCCGAAGAGTCCCTCTCTCGACTCGAGCAGGTGTTTGAGGCAGCTTTGAGCAAGAACGTTTGA
- a CDS encoding uncharacterized protein (COG:S;~EggNog:ENOG410Q2EE), producing the protein MRTVEPVFKDGSLERILCPTPPSRQDRTPVHVGALVPTTSTELDPYNLSMEQQIQHQGLSLDHITSSVSNLHDTMSELKNAFTALRIELNGPGRFTSDMGTPASKDMMIATVLKELRSKADEIERLKLENEALKLKNRYAEEQTLKQAQPPPPPHLYADTTILAEVRSPGLLQGSRKRPWPDSFPSGRTQPIGDSFDEDSSDSIADFSLEDASLPPVKIPLKDSTSMSTTDKTTHEPTPSGSPKLHIESNSQRQQQQQQQTPNHDNDLNNHHDNNSATSHREAIVKRPRLSQSTDKPTTSGRRPGRPPRKSFSQTAKPDITTTTTTTTTTNNQSPKSTPLTEQNGNAHKDSQFDESSPSDTRTTKENRPAHSRSLRSRSRPPSRRQSAAANADSRPLEPEQTAQNGYQNGDDVPDHTEQRQQQQQQPTPPLHTGKENSHGGANGVHKPDSREKRKAQSAARDIMVRLAMQREEAMETEDSR; encoded by the coding sequence ATGCGCACAGTGGAGCCCGTATTCAAGGATGGATCGCTCGAACGCATTCTATGTCCGACTCCCCCCTCCCGACAAGACCGAACCCCAGTCCATGTCGGGGCCCTGGTACCCACTACCTCGACGGAGTTAGACCCCTACAACTTGTCTATGGAACAACAGATCCAGCACCAAGGGCTGAGCCTCGATCACATCACAAGTTCCGTCAGCAACCTTCACGATACCATGTCCGAGTTGAAGAACGCATTCACCGCTTTGCGCATCGAATTGAACGGCCCAGGTCGGTTCACATCCGATATGGGCACCCCCGCTAGCAAGGACATGATGATCGCAACGGTATTGAAGGAACTCAGATCCAAAGCTGATGAGATCGAAAGACTGAAGCTCGAAAACGAAGCACTCAAGCTGAAGAACCGTTACGCGGAAGAGCAAACGCTCAAACAAGCACaaccgccaccgccaccacacTTATATGCCGACACAACAATACTCGCAGAAGTACGAAGCCCAGGCTTACTACAAGGAAGTCGGAAGCGGCCCTGGCCAGACTCATTTCCGAGCGGACGCACCCAACCGATAGGAGATTCGTTCGACGAAGACTCCTCGGACAGCATCGCAGACTTCTCCTTAGAGGACGCAAGTCTACCCCCAGTCAAAATCCCACTGAAGGACTCCACATCCATGTCCACAACAGACAAGACAACCCACGAACCCACACCATCAGGCTCTCCCAAACTGCACATCGAATCAAACTcgcaacgacaacaacaacagcagcaacaaaccCCTAACCATGATAACGACCTTAACAACCACCACGACAACAACTCTGCCACATCCCACCGAGAAGCCATAGTAAAACGTCCGCGCCTATCTCAATCAACAGACAAACCCACAACCAGTGGACGAAGACCCGGCCGACCCCCGCGCAAATCATTTAGCCAAACCGCCAAACccgacatcaccaccaccactaccaccaccaccaccaccaacaatcaAAGTCCCAAATCTACCCCACTGACCGAGCAAAACGGCAACGCGCACAAAGATTCCCAATTCGACGAATCCAGTCCCAGTGACACCCGCACCACAAAGGAGAACCGACCCGCTCACTCGCGAAGCCTGCGCAGCAGATCGCGGCCCCCGTCACGGCGCCAATCCGCAGCAGCTAACGCCGACTCACGTCCATTGGAGCCGGAGCAAACTGCACAGAATGGGTATCAGAATGGGGACGACGTACCAGACCACACTGAacagcgacaacaacaacagcaacagccaaCGCCCCCCTTACACACGGGCAAAGAAAACTCGCATGGCGGCGCAAACGGCGTGCACAAGCCCGATTCACGAGAGAAGCGCAAAGCACAGTCCGCAGCGCGAGACATCATGGTACGATTAGCTATGCAGCGTGAAGAAGCAATGGAGACTGAGGATTCGCGATGA
- a CDS encoding RNA exonuclease (COG:L;~EggNog:ENOG410PGWF;~InterPro:IPR012337,IPR036397,IPR013520,IPR034922;~PFAM:PF00929;~go_function: GO:0003676 - nucleic acid binding [Evidence IEA]), translating into MGGNKRKRTEAGCSDDEDPVKKSSDVNSFGVAQTLSLLNSGKAKSQNGIDSEEPGKAQDDMPKERASKKKRVDGEKTKYPVLTYVEGKLQSSIRIADLQSLLLYCFADGVAPQWISVKHSGHVRKIVVLMVPGLELGMFDGSLPLDADSVSEKDTEEPAGTDKAMDVDTKAEDFARWKQGLPLEDRSHRFNPRPLSRGDLPAPLQPLADMFPHAWPVKAPGDSKYNKIHSPLQAILLSALPKGKDSNTKGVKPPKVDKSIAFQRTPITTFISSLEDLRENDYVLHPALLATEQEKSTLLENRKRAGHSKEDGWVDTHVESLEAGQVPDSEIQQGSMTAGRDVLALDCEMCITEGGQSELTRISMVRWDGEVVLDELVKPQRPIIDYLTRFSGITKELLDPVTTTLADIQQKLLSLLTPRTIIVGHSLNSDFNALKLTHPFIVDTTFIYPHPRGPPLKCSLRWLTQKYLGKEIQKGQTGHDSIEDARAVLELVKQKCEKGERWGTSEASNESIFKRLARSMRSGKASTNEGRTGAVVDWGNPERGFGSQATTSIGCSNDTDVVNGVSKVVNGDDSNPSIPGGGVDFTWARLRELEVYRGWCNRMPDPNNANESTTLVPPPEETTPTSAAVSPTKEATRNLADTVSRTVSNIHQIYQSLPPCTLFLVYSGTGDPREVSRLQAMHKTFREEFNSRKPWDELTVKWTDTEEQALKKACERAREGCGFMCVKPGSRYRSWWFGSLVTNAFRGFLRKFPML; encoded by the exons ATGGGAGGaaacaagcgcaagcgcaCAGAGGCTGGATGCTCAGATGACGAAGATCCGGTAAAGAAAAGCTCAGATGTGAATAGCTTTGGCGTTGCTCAAACACTCTCGCTCCTAAACTCGGGCAAGGCAAAGTCTCAGAACGGTATCGACTCGGAAGAACCTGGGAAGGCGCAGGATGATATGCCCAAGGAAAGAgcttcgaagaagaagcgcgtgGACGGGGAGAAGACAAAATACCCCGTTCTTACCTATGTCGAAGGCAAATTGCAGTCATCCATCCGAATTGCTGATCTCCAGAGTCTGCTACTCTACTGCTTTGCTGATGGCGTCGCGCCGCAGTGGATCTCAGTCAAGCACTCCGGTCATGTTAGGAAGATTGTCGTGCTGATGGTGCCCGGTCTGGAACTGGGCATGTTTGACGGATCACTTCCTCTGGATGCGGACTCCGTCAGTGAAAAGGACACAGAAGAACCTGCCGGTACGGACAAGGCGATGGATGTGGATACAAAAGCGGAGGACTTTGCGCGCTGGAAGCAAGGTCTGCCGCTGGAGGACCGGTCACATCGGTTCAATCCTCGCCCTCTTTCGCGCGGTGACCTTCCGGCACCCCTACAGCCGCTAGCGGATATGTTCCCTCACGCCTGGCCCGTAAAAGCCCCCGGTGATTCCAAGTACAACAAGATCCACTCTCCACTTCAAGCCATACTTCTATCTGCTCTACCGAAGGGCAAGGATAGTAATACGAAGGGAGTAAAACCTCCCAAGGTGGATAAGAGTATCGCCTTCCAGCGTACACCGATCACCACTTTCATTAGCTCTCTGGAAGATCTCCGGGAGAACGACTATGTGCTTCATCCGGCTCTGCTCGCCacagaacaagaaaagtCGACTTTGTTGGAGAATCGCAAGCGGGCCGGACATTCCAAGGAAGATGGGTGGGTAGATACTCACGTCGAGAGCTTGGAGGCTGGACAGGTACCAGACTCTGAAATCCAGCAAGGCAGCATGACCGCAGGTCGGGATGTGCTAGCGTTGGATTGCGAGATGTGTATCACCGAAGGGGGCCAATCCGAGCTCACGCGCATCAGCATGGTCCGGTGGGATGGTGAAGTTGTACTAGATGAGCTGGTGAAACCCCAGCGACCTATCATCGATTATTTGACTCGTTTCTCTGGTATCACGAAAGAGTTGCTCGATCCCGTCACTACCACTCTTGCCGACATCCAGCAGAAGCTACTCTCTCTCCTTACTCCTCGTACCATCATTGTCGGCCACTCCCTGAATTCCGATTTCAACGCCCTGAAACTCACTCACCCATTTATTGTCGACACCACCTTTATCTACCCCCATCCCCGCGGACCGCCGCTCAAGTGCAGTTTGAGATGGCTCACCCAGAAGTATCTCGGAAAAGAAATCCAGAAGGGCCAGACAGGCCACGACTCGATCGAAGATGCGCGCGCTGTTCTCGAACTCGTGAAGCAGAAGTGCGAAAAGGGTGAGCGCTGGGGCACTAGTGAGGCATCGAACGAGAGTATCTTCAAGCGTCTGGCACGCTCCATGCGTTCCGGGAAAGCGTCTACCAACGAAGGCCGCACCGGAGCTGTTGTCGACTGGGGCAACCCGGAGCGCGGCTTCGGGTCGCAGGCGACTACATCGATAGGATGCAGCAACGACACCGACGTTGTAAACGGCGTTTCCAAGGTAGTCAACGGCGACGACAGCAACCCCTCCATTCCCGGAGGCGGTGTTGACTTCACTTGGGCCAGATTGCGCGAACTCGAAGTTTATCGCGGCTGGTGCAATCGGATGCCCGACCCCAACAACGCGAACGAGTCGACGACGCTCGTTCCCCCTCCTGAAGAAACGACTCCGACATCCGCCGCCGTCTCCCCCACGAAAGAAGCCACTCGGAACCTCGCCGACACCGTCTCCCGCACCGTCTCCAACATCCACCAAATCTAccaatccctccccccttgcACGTTATTCCTCGTCTACTCCGGCACCGGAGACCCTCGCGAAGTCAGCCGCCTCCAAGCCATGCACAAGACCTTCCGCGAAGAATTCAACTCCCGCAAACCGTGGGATGAATTGACCGTTAAATGGACCGATACTGAGGAACAGGCGCTTAAGAAGGCCTGTGAGCGAGCCAGAGAAGGCTGCGGGTTTATGTGTGTGAA ACCGGGTTCAAGATACAGGTCCTGGTGGTTTGGCTCGCTTGTCACGAATGCCTTTCGGGGCTTCTTACGGAAATTCCCCATGCTTTGA